The Longimicrobium sp. genome contains the following window.
GCGGAGACGTCTGCGTTCTCGCCCTCGCCGCCCTCGCGCCCGTCGCGCCCCAGCGTGAGGAGCTCGTAGCCGCCGGCGTCCTCGCGGGCGGGGCTGCGGTAAACGTACGCGGCCCCCCAGGGATCCTTGGGCACGTCGCGCTTGAGGTACGGCCCGCGCCAGTCGCGCGGCACGGGAGCGGTCTCTGGGCGCTTCACCAGCGCGGCGAGCCCTTGCTCGGTGGTGGGATAGGCGTCGTTGTCCAGCCGGTACGCCTCCAGCGCGGACCCCAGCATCTCGATCTGCGCGCGCGCGGTGCTGTCCTTGGCCCGTCCCACGTGGCGAAACACGTTGGGCGCCACCAGCGTGGCGAGCACCGCGATCACGATGATCACCACCAGGATCTCCACCAGCGTGAACCCCGCCGTCTTTCGGGTGTGATGCATCGGTTCTCGGGTTGGTTGTGCGAGTGCCAGTTCCAGGTGCCTGGTGCCTAGTGCCTAGTGCCTAGTGCTAAGTCCTAAGTCCTAAGTCCTGAGTGCCTCCGTTGCCCCCATTTGTCATCCTGAGAGAGCCACCCCGCCCAACTCCGGGACGCACTCCACACTCCTGCGGCGACCGAAGGATCTAGCCGGC
Protein-coding sequences here:
- the gspG gene encoding type II secretion system major pseudopilin GspG, producing MHHTRKTAGFTLVEILVVIIVIAVLATLVAPNVFRHVGRAKDSTARAQIEMLGSALEAYRLDNDAYPTTEQGLAALVKRPETAPVPRDWRGPYLKRDVPKDPWGAAYVYRSPAREDAGGYELLTLGRDGREGGEGENADVSAR